One segment of Megachile rotundata isolate GNS110a chromosome 6, iyMegRotu1, whole genome shotgun sequence DNA contains the following:
- the LOC100883325 gene encoding polycomb protein Sfmbt isoform X4, with protein MFPSGKVYASIPGLPELGMVWMGDMMVHGEPTHELMLDPRQAESPFFSHGSNPYEDIRNHQIAPTTMVRYLPPQFSNECSEPDEAMEAVDAQEIQQEYDSQSERQEMTEYLTLEDYMGDEEREQVVNNAATQTTQDNRNRKIKPIKHPGLVLKTPIAYQPHTDLNFIPIRKDGIAVCEKCGAIGVKHAFYTKERRFCSRACARSSEHTAPTADSTYSPSHSVETPATLNPISPNESKLIKNTIIKEEADVKEAIELEKEKVISEPVMPEDLPVRRKRTADMAGSYDWTPQLVEPGFCAAPVSCFKHAPISEIWDNITVGMKVEVENTDCDEVCEAFPDSFWVATVLRISGYRALLRYEGFGLNADKDFWVSLCSNDIHPVGWCATIGKPLIPPNTIANKYKDWKDFLMRRLTGARTLPTNFYNKVNDSMKSRFRCGLHLEVVDKNRISQVKVATIQKIVGKRLHVRYYDSPPEDNGFWCHEDSPLIHPVGWAKRVGQTLDAYPEYLERVSKSKLCEDDATEDLFYVPKNHHLHLGYTFREGMKIEAIDPLNLSAICAATVMQVLKEDYIMIRIDSYDEDASGADWFCYHSCSPCIFPIGFCSQHGLPLTPPKGYDPTTFTWDAYLTETNTIPAPVQLFNREIPQHGFIEGMRLEAADLMDPRLVCVATITRVIGRLLRVHFDGWEDEYDQWLDCQSPDIYPVGWCDLVDHKLEGPRVLNKNTSPTVKSPRGLKRKAKRKLKKSSKVSCAKNILPRHSERISMAREREREVEPAQGIKIERERDLESLPEQRNREPEPAEEPAGPDQTLPSPTTGQGQALNDTQSEIQNPPPPKERTATTYVNVTSATNKYIPRLADGVQKSSESGDLVPSEWNVFDVAQFLRVNDCATYCDNFSKRKIDGKTLLTLTKDQIIDLTGFKVGPSLKIYDLIQQLKIKVNPAQERLKLGLKKLL; from the exons ATGTTTCCTAGTGGAAAAG TGTATGCTTCCATCCCTGGATTACCGGAATTAGGGATGGTATGGATGGGAGATATGATGGTACATGGAGAACCTACACACGAACTTATGTTGGATCCGCGTCAAGCAGAAAGTCCATTTTTCTCTCATGGCTCAAATCCATACGAAGATATTAGAAACCATCAAATTGCACCTACTACTATGGTACGGTATCTACCACCTCAGTTTTCTAACGAGTGTTCTGAGCCTGATGAAGCAATGGAAGCTGTTGATGCCCAGGAAATACAACAA GAATATGATTCACAGTCTGAAAGACAAGAAATGACCGAATATTTAACATTAGAAGATTACATGGGCGATGAAGAAAGGGAACAAGTTGTAAACAATGCAGCAACCCAAACTACTCAAGACAATCGTAATAGGAAAATAAAACCTATAAAACATCCTGGGCTTGTTTTAAAAACACCAATCGCGTATCAACCTCATAcagatttaaattttattcctATTCGTAAAGATGGTATAG CGGTTTGTGAGAAATGTGGTGCTATTGGTGTAAAACATGCATTTTACACAAAGGAACGTAGATTCTGTAGTAGAGCATGTGCAAGATCTTCAGAACATACTGCTCCTACTGCTGATTCTACTTACAGTCCATCTCATTCGGTAGAAACACCTGCAACTTTAaacccaatttctccaaatgaatcgaaattaataaaaaat accATAATAAAAGAAGAAGCAGACGTGAAAGAAGCAATTGaactagaaaaagaaaaagttatATCTGAGCCAGTGATGCCAGAAGATTTACCTGTAAGAAGAAAGAGAACAGCTGATATGGCAGGTTCTTATGATTGGACCCCACAATTAGTTGAACCTGGATTTTGTGCTGCACCAGTATCCTGTTTTAAACAT GCACCCATTTCAGAAATATGGGATAATATAACAGTCGGAATGAAAGTAGAAGTGGAAAATACAGATTGCGATGAAGTATGCGAGGCTTTTCCAGATTCGTTTTGGGTGGCTACTGTATTACGTATATCGGGGTACAGGGCCTTATTAAGGTACGAAGGTTTCGGTCTTAATGCCGACAAAGATTTCTGGGTATCTCTGTGCTCGAATGATATACATCCAGTAGGTTGGTGTGCAACTATTGGAAAACCACTCATTCCACCTAATA CAATTGCTAACAAGTACAAAGACTGGAAGGATTTTCTAATGAGACGATTGACAGGAGCAAGAACGCTGCcaactaatttttataataaagttaATGATAGTATGAAATCGCGTTTTAGATGTGGACTTCATTTGGAAGTAGTAGATAAAAATAGAATCTCGCAGGTAAAAGTAGCAACGATACAGAAAATTGTGGGTAAACGTTTGCACGTAAGATACTATGATTCACCACCCGAAGACAATGGCTTTTGGTGCCACGAAGATTCTCCTCTTATACATCCCGTTGGTTGGGCCAAGAGGGTAGGACAGACGTTGGATGCATATCCAGAATATTTGGAACGCGTATCGAAATCAAAATTATGCGAAGACGATGCAACGGAAGATCTTTTTTATGTGCCAAAGAATCATCATTTACATCTTGGATACACATTTCGAGAAGGAATGAAAATAGAAGCCATTGATCCCCTTAATCTCTCTGCCATATGTGCAGCAACAGTTATGCAAGTTTTAAAAGAGGATTATATAATGATTCGTATAGATAGTTATGACGAAGATGCAAGTGGTGCTGATTGGTTTTGTTATCATTCATGTTCACCATGTATTTTCCCAATTGGTTTCTGTTCACAACATGGCTTACCACTTACACCACCAAAGGGATACGATCCAACCACATTTACGTGGGATGCATATTTAACagagacaaatactatacctgcTCCAGTGCAGTTATTTAATAGG GAAATACCTCAACATGGATTTATCGAAGGAATGAGGCTAGAAGCTGCTGATTTAATGGATCCTAGATTAGTTTGTGTTGCTACTATTACTAGGGTAATTGGAAGGTTATTAAGAGTACACTTTGATGGTTGGGAAGATGAATATGATCAATGGCTCGATTGTCAGAGCCCTGACATTTATCCAGTTGGATGGTGTGACCTCGTTGATCATAAACTAGAAGGGCCCCGTGTACTCAATAAAAACACTAGTCCTActg tAAAATCACCAAGAGGCCTTAAACGTAAAGCTAAgcgaaaattgaagaaaagCAGTAAAGTTTCCTGCGCAAAAAACATTCTACCTCGTCACAGTGAACGTATTAGCATGGCTCGTGAACGTGAACGAGAAGTAGAGCCTGCCCAGGGAATAAAAATTGAGAGAGAACGCGACTTAGAAAGTTTACCGGAACAAAGAAATAGGGAACCAGAGCCAGCAGAAGAACCAGCTGGTCCTGATCAAACTTTGCCTAGTCCTACTACCGGACAGGGTCAAGCATTAAATGATACCCAAAGTGAAATACAAAACCCTCCACCACCAAAAGAAAGAACTGCAACAACATATGTTAAT GTAACATCTGCCACTAATAAGTACATCCCAAGGTTAGCAGATGGTGTTCAAAAAAGTTCTGAATCTGGTGATTTAGTGCCATCTGAATGGAATGTGTTTGATGTTGCACAATTTCTCCGTGTTAATGATTGTGCAACGTACTGCGATAACTTTAGTAAACGTAAAATAGACGGGAAGACTTTGTTGACCCTCACTAAGGACCAAATAATCGACCTTACAGGTTTTAAAGTTGGCCcttctttaaaaatatatgatcTAATTCAACAATTGAAAATCAAAGTGAATCCAGCTCAGGAAAGGTTGAAATTAGGATTGAAAAagttattataa